A window of the Plasmodium vivax chromosome 12, whole genome shotgun sequence genome harbors these coding sequences:
- a CDS encoding glycerol kinase, putative (encoded by transcript PVX_083470A) gives MKVILSIDQSTQSTKLIFFDEELNVLHTNSLNHEQKCFKPGWYEHDPVEIINNLYTLMNDGMKALKEKNKEVEIKCIGITNQRETVIIWDKLTGKPLYNAIVWLDTRVEDIVAQFSKKYNNDYFQKKTGTYFNTYFSGFKILWLIQNNQEIRKKVEEGSAIIGNVNTWLIYNLTNGNSYTDVTNASRTLLMNINTLEWDEELCKMFGITNMSVLPEIKCNCFNFGEVMSEQVPDYAGVPITGCIGDQQSACIGQAIFDEGEAKCTYGTGVFLLINTGYKVVYSSCGLITTVCYKFNENDQAKYALEGSIGTAGSGVSWLLKNNLISHPSEASYIMENCEDTGGVVFVPAFSGLYAPRWRSDARACITGMTFNTERKHIVRSLLEGIVFQLNEIVCSLISDMGIEMLHVLRCDGGMTKNKAFMQFNSDLINTKIEVSKYSEVTALGAAVLAGLGVKIWEDLDSVKSLIRSSDSTFNSKMDAKSRKRRISEWGKAVERSLLQM, from the coding sequence ATGAAGGTGATCCTGAGCATAGACCAAAGCACCCAGTCGACGAAGCTGATTTTTTTCGATGAAGAGCTGAACGTGCTGCACACGAACAGCCTGAACCACGAGCAGAAGTGTTTCAAGCCGGGGTGGTACGAACATGACCCAGTGGAGATAATTAACAACCTGTATACCCTGATGAATGATGGCATGAAGGCTCTtaaggaaaagaacaaagagGTGGAAATCAAATGTATAGGAATTACAAACCAGAGAGAGACGGTCATCATATGGGATAAGCTAACTGGCAAGCCTTTGTATAATGCCATTGTGTGGCTGGACACCCGAGTGGAAGACATCGTCGCTCAGTTTTCAAAGAAATATAACAACGAttattttcagaaaaaaacaggaacGTATTTTAACACCTATTTTAGTgggtttaaaattttgtggCTAATTCAGAACAATCAAGAAATTAGGAAGAAGGTGGAGGAAGGGTCCGCCATCATCGGTAATGTTAACACTTGGCTGATTTATAACCTAACAAATGGGAACAGCTACACAGATGTGACGAATGCCTCTAGGACCCTTTTGATGAATATTAACACGTTAGAGTGGGATGAGGAGCTGTGCAAAATGTTTGGCATTACAAATATGTCTGTTCTTCCAGAAATTAAATGCAACTGTTTCAATTTTGGAGAGGTGATGTCTGAGCAAGTGCCTGACTATGCGGGGGTGCCAATCACTGGGTGCATTGGGGACCAGCAAAGTGCATGCATTGGACAAGCTATTTTTGATGAAGGAGAAGCCAAGTGTACCTATGGCACTGGCGTTTTTTTACTTATCAATACAGGGTACAAAGTGGTGTACTCTTCTTGTGGTTTAATTACAACCGTGTGTTacaaatttaatgaaaatgatCAGGCGAAATATGCGTTGGAGGGTTCTATAGGTACAGCTGGTTCAGGTGTTTCATGGCTGTTGAAGAACAATTTAATTTCTCATCCTAGTGAAGCTAGCTATATTATGGAGAACTGCGAAGATACAGGAGGGGTTGTGTTTGTTCCAGCCTTCAGTGGTTTGTATGCCCCCAGGTGGAGGTCAGATGCCAGGGCATGTATAACTGGCATGACATTCAATACGGAAAGGAAACACATCGTTCGGTCCCTCCTGGAGGGCATCGTTTTCCAGCTGAACGAAATTGTTTGCTCCCTCATCTCAGATATGGGCATAGAAATGCTCCATGTTTTACGGTGCGATGGGGGGATGACCAAAAATAAGGCTTTCATGCAGTTCAACTCGGATCttataaacacaaaaatCGAAGTCTCAAAATATTCTGAAGTTACTGCCCTGGGGGCTGCCGTGCTCGCTGGCTTGGGGGTCAAAATTTGGGAAGATTTGGACTCCGTTAAAAGCTTAATACGGAGTAGCGACTCCACGTTTAACTCTAAAATGGATGCAAAAAGTAGAAAGAGGAGAATTTCCGAGTGGGGCAAGGCCGTCGAGCGCTCGCTCCTGCAGATGTAG
- a CDS encoding 60S ribosomal protein L17, putative (encoded by transcript PVX_083465A) produces the protein MVKYAKKLRDYGKCAKGAGMDLRVHFKNTYETARAIRRMKLLDAKKYLNDVIEKKRCVPFRRYNGGVGRTNQAKEFNHTQGRWPAKSCKFLLNVLDNVQANAEARNLEVSKLRLIHVMVNRARAGRRRTFKAHGRINPFMSSPCHIQVIAKEISKPAKKSLLTNAEKQKELPFKITLKKLIKLNISKQNFAKNKKKAAN, from the exons ATGGTGAAGTACGCGAAAAAGTTGAGGGACTATGGGAAAT gcGCCAAAGGGGCTGGCATGGATTTAAGGGTCCACTTCAAAAACACGTACGAAACGGCGAGGGCTATAAGGAGAATGAAATTGTTAGACGCGAAAAAGTACCTGAATGACGTCATCGAGAAGAAGAGGTGTGTGCCGTTCCGTAGGTACAACGGAGGTGTTGGAAGGACCAACCAAGCCAAGGAGTTTAACCACACGCAGGGAAGATGGCCCGCGAAATCTTGCAAGTTTCTGTTAAACGTGTTGGATAACGTGCAGGCCAATGCAGAG GCGAGAAACCTGGAAGTGAGCAAGCTGAGGCTAATCCACGTGATGGTCAACAGAGCGCGCGCAGGACGAAGAAGAACGTTTAAGGCGCACGGCCGAATCAACCCCTTCATGTCTTCCCCATGCCACATCCAAGTAATCGCAAAGGAGATTTCCAAGCCAGCGAAGAAGTCCCTCCTGACGAACGCGGAAAAGCAGAAGGAACTGCCCTTCAAAATtaccttaaaaaaattgattaaaTTAAACATTTCGAAACAGAACTTTGCAAAGAATAAGAAGAAGGCCGCAAATTAG
- a CDS encoding hypothetical protein, conserved (encoded by transcript PVX_083460A; Apicoplast targeted protein. Curated by Stuart Ralph, Walter and Eliza Hall Institute of Medical Research, Australia.), translating into MSEQCILIPGEFGVFVQVFLGCVSLGILITKYLFEKPRRTFINFLKDVIVIICGSVTLHTTNMCGCILIFRYHLLSYLYNIEMDECSIYFIQIIIDATLGIYVEYKLFALFKLLKFRKEYLHNNSISSIYKPIDALSHYSSFVNFANSNEEQKGNDDKGGGIARRTEEGHPDTSTPSNVNSGPPQKENPGASNSNEATGELPPNEAPQNGSNNLQRAKDSKPGTTENALLNGAPCKSVGKNLTPSGGAATGEVRGPSETKEMRPMNETNQTSTHPEEANQRKQQGGHISPDNANDTGGGQNAYEECRQYNKYKKYNNNNNNNNNKYNCEEYKNELKLLTDEPPNEEVCIQLNENGDHDKENAATYDNKNSEIYKKIEENYMDMDLLQNILIWVSVVLTAKLLSFLIFFLLSPIFNMFAMGTIAYITDMRHRLLVVMIVVPFFFNFIMYSYMDSIVKTKHTCRSAGSDKI; encoded by the coding sequence atgagcgAGCAGTGCATTCTAATACCGGGAGAATTTGGCGTGTTCGTGCAGGTCTTCCTCGGGTGTGTGTCCCTAGGCATATTAATAACCAAGTACCTCTTCGAGAAGCCAAGAAGAAcattcatcaattttttgaagGACGTAATTGTAATCATATGTGGATCAGTAACGCTACACACAACAAACATGTGTGGGTGCATACTCATTTTTAGGTACCACCTGCTGTCCTACCTGTACAATATTGAAATGGACGAGTGctccatttattttattcaaatcATAATTGATGCCACATTGGGTATATACGtagaatataaattatttgcattatttaaGCTTCTAAAATTTAGAAAGGAGTACCTGCACAACAACTCTATATCGTCCATATACAAGCCGATTGATGCTCTCTCTCACTATTCCTCCTTCGTCAACTTCGCCAACAGTAATGAGGAACAGAAAGGGAATGACGACAAAGGTGGGGGCATTGCGAGAAGAACAGAAGAAGGCCACCCTGATACGTCCACCCCATCAAATGTGAACAGTGGACCTccgcaaaaggaaaatcccGGTGCGTCCAACTCGAATGAAGCCACGGGTGAGTTGCCCCCAAATGAGGCTCCACAAAATGGGTCAAACAATTTGCAAAGGGCCAAAGATAGTAAGCCGGGCACCACGGAGAATGCCCTCCTCAATGGGGCCCCCTGCAAAAGTGTGGGAAAGAACCTCACGCCCAGCGGAGGCGCGGCAACTGGGGAAGTGAGGGGGCCGAGCGAAACGAAGGAAATGCGCCCCATGAACGAAACGAACCAAACGAGCACACACCCGGAGGAAGCGAACCAGCGCAAACAGCAGGGAGGACATATCAGCCCAGACAATGCAAACGACACAGGGGGAGGACAAAACGCCTATGAAGAGTGCCGCCAATACaacaagtataaaaaatacaacaacAACAATAACAACAATAACAACAAGTACAACTGCGAAGAGTACAAAAATGAGTTAAAATTACTGACGGACGAACCCCCCAATGAGGAAGTCTGCATTCAGCTGAACGAAAATGGCGATCACGATAAGGAGAACGCAGCTACgtatgataataaaaattccgaaatttacaaaaaaattgaagaaaattacaTGGACATGGATTTGCTTCAAAATATTCTCATCTGGGTGTCTGTAGTCCTTACCGCTAAGCTTCTAtcctttttgatttttttcctcctctctcCCATCTTTAACATGTTCGCCATGGGAACCATCGCCTACATCACGGACATGAGGCACAGGCTCCTCGTGGTGATGATCGTCgtccccttcttcttcaacttCATCATGTACTCCTACATGGACAGCATCGTCAAGACGAAGCACACGTGCAGGAGCGCGGGCAGCGATAAGATTTAG